A genomic stretch from Lathyrus oleraceus cultivar Zhongwan6 chromosome 2, CAAS_Psat_ZW6_1.0, whole genome shotgun sequence includes:
- the LOC127122269 gene encoding uncharacterized protein LOC127122269, translating to MEQLQENQVVLQEEVSQIRSQMRQLMETIQAVAKGQEVMAKMQEEMNQRASTTNPPTPPAVEIPTPVPQVDPPININAPDGVPNDNPRPHIFETDDQLDAFFNPRDASQDDAFGSVTNKVERKVKTIKEKLRAMGSTDILGLDAAEMCLVPGVIIPAKFKVTDFEKYKGNSDPRTHIKAYCRKMAAYSSDDQLLMHFFQDSLSGASLDWYMQLEGNHIHTWRKMAEAFLKHYQYNTDIAPNRTQLQNLTQRSEESFKEYSQRWRELAARVQPPFLEIELVDMFMGNLQGPYLDRMVGSTFSGFSDLVLVGERIENMIKMGKIQNSASASSASKKPFVPYGKKREGETNAAFITRTRNPTYLQVAAIAPIQPSQQQPFAIPVQTQQKQRYQQQPQRPPLAVLPPDYDANARCEFHSGAPGHSIENCKALKYKVQDLIDSKAITFAPKGPNVNNNPMPPHNNASVNMMEADNGRRLMSCVDELKTPLIEIKNALMKNNTFPICGNDCEHCLINPQQCRTLKSVIQQLMNQGILVVDCPSIKEYMSTLEIPYDEVPPLKIPYDFSQLTLSKNHVNPIVITVSTPFPYVNTKAVPWMYDTSVYIHGQKIQEEPLKSSDPMINTTGTSGITRSGRIFAPTPTPIGTINPSTSDKGKQIDGAQQRQHPAPSNEVDEFLRIIKKSDYRVVDQLNQTPSKISMLSLLMCSEAHRDALVTFFRTTHVP from the exons ATGGAGCAACTTCAAGAGAATCAGGTTGTCCTTCAGGAAGAAGTATCCCAAATACGGTCCCAAATGCGGCAGTTGATGGAGACTATTCAAGCAGTCGCAAAAGGCCAAGAGGTtatggcaaaaatgcaagaagaaatGAACCAACGTGCCAGTACTACCAATCCCCCTACCCCTCCTGCGGTCGAGATTCCGACTCCAGTTCCTCAAGTTGATCCTCCAATTAACATTAATGCACCCGACGGTGTTCCAAACGACAATCCTCGTCCTCATATTTTTGAGACAGACGACCAACTCGATGCATTCTTCAACCCAAGGGATGCTTCTCAGGATGACGCCTTCGGTTCGGTAACCAACAAGGTCGAGAGGAAGGTAAAGACTATCAAGGAAAAGCTCAGGGCAATGGGGAGCACTGACATTTTGGGCCTTGATGCGGCAGAAATGTGCTTAGTACCTGGGGTCATCATTCCGGCCAAGTTCAAAGTTacggactttgaaaaatataagggaaatagcGACCCTAGGACACACATTAAGGCATATTGCCGAAAGATGGCTGCCTATTCCAGCGATGATCAACTTTTAATGCATTTCTTCCAGGATTCCCTtagtggggcatccttggattggtacatgcaACTTGAGGGCAACCATATTCACACCTGGAGGAAAATGGCCGAAGCATTCCTCAAGCactatcagtacaacactgatatAGCACCTAATCGCACGCAGTTGCAAAATCTGACTCAGAGGTCTGAGGAGTCCTTCAAAGAGTATTCCCAACGATGGAGGGAATTAGCTGCTAGGGTACAACCCCCATTCCTAGAAATAGAACTGGTAGACATGTTTATGGGAAACCTGCAAGGTCCATACCTTGATAGAATGGTAGGGAGCACCTTTTCGGGCTTTTCCGACCTGGTCTTAGTCGGTGAAAGAATAGAGAATATGATTAAGATGGGAAAGATCCAGAACTCTGCCAGTGCTTCTAGTGCATCGAAGAAACCTTTTGTTCCCTACGGTAAAAAACGAGAAGGCGAGACCAATGCTGCCTTCATCACTCGAACAAGAAATCCCACTTATCTACAAGTAGCTGCCATAGCTCCCATCCAACCGAGTCAACAACAACCATTTGCAATTCCTGTTCAAACTCAACAAAAACAACGatatcaacaacaaccgcaac GACCCCCACTAGCGGTTCTTCCTCCCGATTATGATGCAAATGCCCGctgtgaatttcattctggtgcTCCTGGGCATTCGATCGAGAATTGTAAAGCATTAAAGTACAAGGTTCAAGATCTTATTGATTCTAAGGCAATCACGTTCGCCCCCAAGGGGCCGAATGTAAATAATAACCCGATGCCCCCTCACAACAATGCATCAGTGAATATGATGGAAGCTGACAATGGAAGGAGATTGATGTCCTGTGTGGACGAGTTAAAAACACCACTCATCGAGATCAAGAATGCTTTAATGAAGAATAATACCTTTCCCATCTGTGGTAATGACTGTGAACACTGTCTGATTAACCCGCAACAATGTAGAACATTGAAGTCTGTCATACAACAATTAATGAACCAAGGGATCTTGGTGGTAGACTGCCCGTCCATAAAGGAATATATGTCTACCCTCGAGATACCATACGACGAAGTCCCTCCTCTGAAAATTCCATATGACTTCTCTCAGTTAACTTTGTCGAAAAATCATGTTAATCCAATCGTAATAACAGTTTCCACACCATTCCCATATGTTAACACCAAGGCAGTCCCATGGATGTATGACACCTCAGTCTACATTCATGGTCAGAAGATTCAAGAAGAACCGTTAAAGTCTAGTGATCCAATGATCAATACCACCGGCACTAGCGGAATCACAAGAAGTGGAAGGATATTTGCGCCGACACCCACTCCAATTGGAACTATCAACCCTTCAACTTCAGACAAAGGCAAACAAATTGATGGCGCTCAGCAAAGACAACACCCCGCACCTTCCAATGAAGTAGACGAGTTCTTACGCATTATCAAGAAGAGCGATTATCGAGTAGTTGATCAGCTTAACCAGACACCCTCaaaaatctcaatgttgtctttatTAATGTGCTCGGAGGCCCATAGGGATGCTTTGGTAACATTTTTTAGGACAACTCACGTGCCGTAA
- the LOC127122270 gene encoding uncharacterized protein LOC127122270 — translation MALTEYDIQYVTQKAIKGSVLSDYLAQQPLEDYQSMRFEFPDEDIMLIRDCNIPGPEEGPEPGSRWTMVFDGASNAHGNGVGAVITSSTNFHLPFTARLCFECTNNMVEYEACIFGIEAAIDLKIKILEVYGDSALVINQVKGDWDTRDHKLIPYKEHVLKLVPYFDEITFHHIPQEENQLADALATLTSMFKVKWKNEASSFHLNYLDEPAYCLAAEDEADGHPWFHDIMKFLENQEYPADAPITDKKTLWDACQWEYYGEEDFKGRILLDDYGD, via the exons ATGGCTTTAACCGAGTACGATATCCAATATGTcactcaaaaggccatcaaagggagtgtattgtctgattatcttgCGCAACAACCCTTGGAGGACTATCAGTCTATGCGTTTCGAGTTCCCCGACGAGGATATCATGTTGATTAGGGATTGCAACATCCCCGGTCCCGAGGAAGGACCCGAGCCTGGATCCCGATGGACcatggtttttgatggagcttctaatgcTCATGGCAATGGCGTTGGGGCAGTAATCACTTCTTCAACTAATTTCCACCTACCCTTCACCGCCCGATTAtgttttgaatgtacaaacaatatggtcgaatacgaggcttgtatctttgGCATTGAAGCTGCCATCGATCTTAAAATCAAAATCCTGGAAGTCTATGGGgactcagccttggtaatcaaccaagtcaaaggagattgggatacTAGAGATCATAAGCTCATTCCTTACAAAGAGCATGTCTTGAAACTAGTCCCCTACTTCGATGAAATTACATTCCATCACATCCCTCAAGAAGAGAATCAGCTAGCTGACGCTTTGGCAACTTTGACGTCCATGTTTAAAGTTAAGTGGAAGAACGAAGCGTCGTCCTTTCACCTGAACTACTTGGACGAACCTGCTTACTGTCTGGCAGCAGAAGACGAAGCTGACGGTCATCCTTGGTTCCATGACATCATGAAATTCTTAGAGAACCAAGAGTATCCTGCGGACGCGCCCATCACCGACAAGAA gacCCTTTGGGACGCATGCCAGTGGGAGTACTATGGTGAAGAAGACTTTAAGGGCCGGATActattggatgactatggagatTGA